A window of Vescimonas fastidiosa contains these coding sequences:
- a CDS encoding cadherin-like beta sandwich domain-containing protein, with amino-acid sequence MKKRIISLLLALIMALSLLPVSVLAADDHTGQVHVTVENTTWAKTDGAPWEGTLVDEWVTLKADSTMMSCIVDALTAKGYSQTGADTGYISNINGIEEKAAAKGSGWMGTLNDWFTSEGFANYTVANGKLKAGDEIAVQHTCNLGADIGGSFDTSDKSLKAIALSAGELTPAFSSDNHAYTMILPDGTDSLTVTPTASNKQNRVRIYVGGTEYGRKDAIPVQVGTVITLKVGNDGDAAPEAYTIALQAAGTLLSGDNVSLTSIHQDSSPGTEVALTFDEKTAAFTGKLANYTHLKQYNDGGFTVTLSNLPAGATAQLKSSDGKVLANFENGVASTPANQFTGSGSAYFYIAVTAQGRTENYKLTLNKTCDYFWYKFSFPLAQYDTSNIYYGYPEGTIFQADENGNRTGKTGYDKECWNYIIYVSPNIKEFGITKIIDLNPGSRQYGGHMSVNGRKVVPPPEIYDPGDTEIYSESYQFGQR; translated from the coding sequence ATGAAAAAAAGAATCATTTCTCTGCTGCTGGCGCTTATCATGGCGCTGTCGCTGCTTCCCGTGAGCGTGCTGGCGGCAGACGACCACACAGGTCAGGTCCATGTGACGGTGGAAAACACCACCTGGGCCAAGACCGACGGCGCGCCCTGGGAGGGGACGCTGGTGGACGAATGGGTCACCCTCAAGGCTGACTCCACCATGATGAGCTGCATCGTGGACGCGCTGACGGCCAAGGGCTATTCCCAGACCGGCGCGGACACCGGCTACATCAGCAACATCAACGGCATCGAGGAGAAGGCCGCCGCCAAGGGCTCCGGCTGGATGGGTACCCTCAACGACTGGTTCACCAGCGAGGGCTTCGCCAACTACACCGTGGCCAATGGCAAGCTGAAGGCCGGGGACGAGATCGCTGTGCAGCACACCTGCAATCTGGGCGCGGACATCGGCGGCTCCTTCGACACCAGCGACAAGAGCCTCAAGGCCATCGCCCTCAGCGCCGGTGAGCTGACCCCGGCGTTTTCCAGCGACAATCATGCCTATACCATGATTCTGCCCGACGGGACGGACAGCCTGACGGTGACGCCCACCGCCAGCAACAAGCAGAATCGCGTCCGCATCTATGTGGGCGGCACGGAGTATGGCCGCAAGGATGCCATTCCCGTCCAGGTGGGCACCGTCATCACCCTGAAGGTGGGCAATGACGGCGATGCCGCCCCGGAGGCCTACACCATCGCCCTCCAGGCGGCGGGCACCCTCCTCTCCGGCGACAATGTATCCCTCACCTCCATCCATCAGGACAGCTCCCCCGGTACCGAAGTGGCCCTGACCTTTGACGAGAAAACCGCCGCCTTCACCGGCAAGCTGGCAAACTATACCCATCTCAAGCAGTATAACGACGGCGGCTTCACCGTGACTCTCTCCAACCTGCCCGCAGGGGCCACCGCCCAGCTCAAGAGCAGCGACGGCAAGGTTCTGGCGAACTTTGAAAACGGCGTGGCTTCCACCCCGGCGAATCAGTTTACCGGCAGCGGCTCGGCCTATTTCTACATCGCCGTCACCGCCCAGGGCCGCACGGAGAATTATAAGCTGACCCTGAATAAAACCTGCGACTATTTTTGGTATAAGTTTAGCTTCCCTCTTGCACAGTACGATACCAGCAATATTTACTATGGCTATCCCGAGGGAACGATTTTCCAGGCGGATGAAAACGGCAACCGCACGGGAAAGACCGGCTATGACAAAGAGTGCTGGAACTACATTATCTATGTCTCCCCGAATATAAAGGAATTTGGTATCACAAAGATTATAGACCTTAACCCTGGCTCCAGACAGTATGGCGGGCATATGTCTGTAAATGGGAGAAAAGTTGTCCCCCCCCCAGAGATTTATGACCCAGGTGATACAGAGATTTATAGCGAATCCTATCAGTTTGGACAGAGATAA